The proteins below are encoded in one region of Vibrio sp. ED004:
- a CDS encoding immunoglobulin-like domain-containing protein produces MDMTTLNLAGAIALGQRIVISVDGTIKILDEGQPLQAGDVVLESSNESDNPQVSVKRFSLEEGGEVELDQDIANIFAALEEGEDPTELGEEFATAAGQNGSSLGTSGTIERDGEESIPGTEFVTTGFEALGMSRTQSLSLLDAFRSFEQPNNEPTFVDNNNSPSGDTVSFTTNEDTPVNGTLSASDEDGDSLSFTKATDPSNGTVVVDDNGDWTYTPNENYNGDDSFTVVVSDGQGGTDTITVNIGVAPVNDAPVGNDVSVTTDEDIPVSGTLNATDADGDSLTFAKGTEPSNGSVIVDENGNWTYTPDENYNGSDSFTVVIRDGEGGTDVVAVDVGVTPVIDTTTVSLSADASVTEGENITYTATLTNPADGAVTVTLSNGATITIADGATSGTTTVPASDDVYVGGDTASATITDATGGNFESLVKDPTAATTTINDDSDVTTVSLSADASVTEGENITYTATLTNPADGAVTVTLSNGATITIADGATSGTTTVPASDDVYVGGDTASATITDATGGNFESLVKDPTAATTTINDDSDVTTVSLSADASVTEGENITYTATLTNPADGAVTVTLSNGATITIADGATSGTTTVPASDDVYVGGDTASATITDATGGNFESLVKDPTAATTTINDDSDVTTVSLSADASVTEGENITYTATLTNPADGAVTVTLSNGATITIADGATSGTTTVPASDDVYVGGDTASATITDATGGNFESLVKDPTAATTTINDDSDVTTVSLSADASVTEGENITYTATLTNPADGAVTVTLSNGATITIADGATSGTTTVPASDDVYVGGDTASATITDATGGNFESLVKDPTAATTTINDDSDVTTVSLSADASVTEGENITYTATLTNPADGAVTVTLSNGATITIADGATSGTTTVPASDDVYVGGDTASATITDATGGNFESLVKDPTAATTTINDDSDVTTVSLSADASSPKARNITYTATLTNPADGAVTVTLSNGATITIADGATSGTTTVPASDDVYVGGDTASATITDATGGNFESLVKDPTAATTTINDDSDVTTVSLSADASVTEGENITYTATLTNPADGAVTVTLSNGATITIADGDFRNHDGSSK; encoded by the coding sequence ATGGATATGACAACACTGAATTTGGCTGGTGCTATAGCACTCGGCCAGCGCATTGTTATCTCGGTAGATGGTACGATTAAAATCCTAGATGAAGGACAACCACTCCAAGCAGGGGATGTTGTTCTTGAATCCTCAAACGAATCCGATAATCCTCAGGTATCAGTGAAACGCTTTTCACTAGAAGAAGGGGGGGAAGTTGAACTTGACCAAGATATCGCAAATATTTTTGCTGCATTAGAAGAAGGCGAAGACCCAACAGAACTCGGTGAAGAGTTCGCGACTGCTGCAGGTCAGAATGGTTCAAGCTTAGGTACTAGTGGAACGATCGAGCGTGATGGTGAAGAATCTATTCCAGGTACCGAATTCGTAACCACAGGTTTTGAAGCGTTAGGTATGTCTCGTACTCAAAGCCTCAGTCTCCTCGATGCCTTCCGTTCGTTTGAACAACCTAATAATGAACCTACTTTTGTTGATAATAATAACTCTCCATCCGGTGACACTGTCTCTTTTACAACAAATGAAGACACACCAGTAAACGGAACACTTTCAGCCTCAGACGAAGATGGTGATTCTCTATCTTTCACCAAAGCGACAGATCCATCAAACGGAACTGTCGTCGTCGATGACAATGGCGACTGGACTTACACACCTAATGAAAATTACAACGGCGATGACAGCTTTACGGTTGTTGTATCCGACGGCCAAGGTGGTACGGATACAATCACGGTTAACATTGGTGTTGCTCCTGTCAATGATGCCCCTGTTGGTAATGATGTTTCAGTAACCACCGACGAAGACATTCCAGTAAGCGGCACGCTAAACGCAACAGATGCAGACGGCGACTCGCTAACATTCGCAAAAGGTACAGAACCGTCAAATGGCTCTGTAATTGTCGATGAAAATGGTAATTGGACCTACACGCCAGACGAAAACTACAACGGTTCTGACAGTTTTACAGTCGTTATCAGGGATGGTGAAGGCGGTACGGATGTTGTAGCTGTTGATGTTGGGGTTACGCCTGTTATCGATACCACCACAGTGAGCTTGTCAGCGGATGCGTCAGTCACCGAAGGCGAGAACATCACCTACACGGCGACACTGACGAATCCTGCGGATGGCGCGGTGACGGTCACGCTAAGCAATGGTGCAACGATCACTATCGCTGATGGCGCGACTTCAGGAACCACGACGGTTCCAGCAAGTGATGATGTATACGTAGGCGGCGATACGGCTTCCGCGACTATCACTGATGCAACGGGCGGCAACTTCGAGAGCTTGGTGAAAGACCCAACAGCAGCAACGACGACCATCAATGATGACTCAGACGTGACCACAGTGAGCTTGTCAGCGGATGCGTCAGTCACCGAAGGCGAGAACATCACCTACACGGCGACACTGACGAATCCTGCGGATGGCGCGGTGACGGTCACGCTAAGCAATGGTGCAACGATCACTATCGCTGATGGCGCGACTTCAGGAACCACGACGGTTCCAGCAAGTGATGATGTATACGTAGGCGGCGATACGGCTTCCGCGACTATCACTGATGCAACGGGCGGCAACTTCGAGAGCTTGGTGAAAGACCCAACAGCAGCAACGACGACCATCAATGATGACTCAGACGTGACCACAGTGAGCTTGTCAGCGGATGCGTCAGTCACCGAAGGCGAGAACATCACCTACACGGCGACACTGACGAATCCTGCGGATGGCGCGGTGACGGTCACGCTAAGCAATGGTGCAACGATCACTATCGCTGATGGCGCGACTTCAGGAACCACGACGGTTCCAGCAAGTGATGATGTATACGTAGGCGGCGATACGGCTTCCGCGACTATCACTGATGCAACGGGCGGCAACTTCGAGAGCTTGGTGAAAGACCCAACAGCAGCAACGACGACCATCAATGATGACTCAGACGTGACCACAGTGAGCTTGTCAGCGGATGCGTCAGTCACCGAAGGCGAGAACATCACCTACACGGCGACACTGACGAATCCTGCGGATGGCGCGGTGACGGTCACGCTAAGCAATGGTGCAACGATCACTATCGCTGATGGCGCGACTTCAGGAACCACGACGGTTCCAGCAAGTGATGATGTATACGTAGGCGGCGATACGGCTTCCGCGACTATCACTGATGCAACGGGCGGCAACTTCGAGAGCTTGGTGAAAGACCCAACAGCAGCAACGACGACCATCAATGATGACTCAGACGTGACCACAGTGAGCTTGTCAGCGGATGCGTCAGTCACCGAAGGCGAGAACATCACCTACACGGCGACACTGACGAATCCTGCGGATGGCGCGGTGACGGTCACGCTAAGCAATGGTGCAACGATCACTATCGCTGATGGCGCGACTTCAGGAACCACGACGGTTCCAGCAAGTGATGATGTATACGTAGGCGGCGATACGGCTTCCGCGACTATCACTGATGCAACGGGCGGCAACTTCGAGAGCTTGGTGAAAGACCCAACAGCAGCAACGACGACCATCAATGATGACTCAGACGTGACCACAGTGAGCTTGTCAGCGGATGCGTCAGTCACCGAAGGCGAGAACATCACCTACACGGCGACACTGACGAATCCTGCGGATGGCGCGGTGACGGTCACGCTAAGCAATGGTGCAACGATCACTATCGCTGATGGCGCGACTTCAGGAACCACGACGGTTCCAGCAAGTGATGATGTATACGTAGGCGGCGATACGGCTTCCGCGACTATCACTGATGCAACGGGCGGCAACTTCGAGAGCTTGGTGAAAGACCCAACAGCAGCAACGACGACCATCAATGATGACTCAGACGTGACCACAGTGAGCTTGTCAGCGGATGCGTCGTCACCGAAGGCGAGAAACATCACCTACACGGCGACACTGACGAATCCTGCGGATGGCGCGGTGACGGTCACGCTAAGCAATGGTGCAACGATCACTATCGCTGATGGCGCGACTTCAGGAACCACGACGGTTCCAGCAAGTGATGATGTATACGTAGGCGGCGATACGGCTTCCGCGACTATCACTGATGCAACGGGCGGCAACTTCGAGAGCTTGGTGAAAGACCCAACAGCAGCAACGACGACCATCAATGATGACTCAGACGTGACCACAGTGAGCTTGTCAGCGGATGCGTCAGTCACCGAAGGCGAGAACATCACCTACACGGCGACACTGACGAATCCCGCGGATGGCGCGGTGACGGTCACGCTAAGCAATGGTGCAACGATCACTATCGCTGATGGCGACTTCAGGAACCACGACGGTTCCAGCAAGTGA
- a CDS encoding TolC family outer membrane protein translates to MNWIQTTTLGLAISLSLPASAQTLEQAVAFTLESNPEIKSAYNEYISKRYLNDASGGAYRPSIDLDGGIGYEHTDLATNADTTDLTRKEATITLTQLIWDGANTSNDIDRTAADAESVRYQLLSNAQDIALEVTKVYLDAVKAYEVLSLSENNLATHKEIYSDIRKRVESGIGSTADMSQVEARIAKAHGNLLAAQNNLFDTHTQFKRLVGQSPLGLTFPRADAGAIPYTVDGALAKAFNQHPVIKIAQADVDSAKFQYKQSKSTNYPTVSFEAAQTWRDDAGGTEGSSDEFSAMVRLRYNLYNGGSDQDRAESAAYQLNKAKDLRESTYRNVEESLRLSWSALDLTVQQKEFLSDHVDSASDTVISYEKQYRIGKRTLLDLLNTENELFEARKGYLDAKYDEQYAKYRVMNATGNLLIGLRVEIPEEWNEKVEY, encoded by the coding sequence TTGAACTGGATTCAAACGACTACATTAGGATTGGCGATATCGCTGAGTTTACCGGCGAGCGCACAAACCTTAGAGCAGGCCGTAGCGTTTACTTTAGAAAGTAACCCTGAAATTAAAAGTGCTTACAATGAATACATTAGTAAACGCTATCTGAACGATGCCTCTGGCGGAGCTTACCGTCCAAGTATCGATTTAGATGGTGGGATTGGTTATGAGCATACCGACCTAGCAACTAATGCAGACACGACAGACCTTACTCGAAAAGAAGCCACGATTACGCTAACCCAACTGATTTGGGATGGCGCGAATACATCAAATGATATAGATCGTACCGCAGCTGATGCAGAATCTGTGCGTTACCAATTGCTGTCTAATGCTCAAGATATCGCATTAGAAGTGACTAAAGTTTACCTCGATGCAGTCAAAGCATACGAAGTGCTTTCGCTTTCAGAGAACAATCTAGCGACACACAAAGAGATATACAGCGATATTCGTAAACGCGTTGAATCAGGTATTGGCTCAACAGCAGATATGTCTCAAGTAGAGGCTCGTATTGCAAAAGCACACGGCAACCTACTCGCGGCTCAAAATAACCTGTTTGATACCCACACTCAATTCAAGAGACTTGTTGGTCAATCTCCGCTAGGGCTCACCTTCCCTCGCGCAGATGCAGGTGCTATTCCATACACAGTCGATGGAGCCCTTGCCAAGGCTTTTAACCAGCATCCCGTGATTAAAATTGCACAAGCCGATGTAGACTCTGCGAAGTTTCAATATAAACAATCGAAGAGCACCAACTACCCGACCGTTTCTTTTGAAGCGGCTCAAACCTGGCGTGATGATGCCGGTGGTACAGAAGGTAGCAGTGATGAATTCTCTGCCATGGTTCGCTTAAGATATAACCTTTACAACGGTGGGTCTGATCAAGACCGTGCTGAAAGTGCCGCTTACCAACTCAACAAGGCCAAAGATCTTCGCGAGAGTACCTACCGCAATGTAGAAGAGAGCTTGCGTCTTTCATGGAGCGCATTGGATTTGACCGTTCAGCAAAAAGAGTTCCTATCTGACCACGTAGACTCAGCATCAGATACGGTTATCTCGTATGAGAAACAATACCGAATCGGTAAGCGAACCCTTCTCGATTTACTTAACACTGAGAATGAGTTGTTTGAAGCTCGCAAAGGCTATTTGGATGCTAAGTATGACGAACAATACGCAAAATATCGCGTAATGAACGCAACGGGCAACCTGTTGATCGGTTTGCGAGTTGAAATCCCTGAAGAATGGAATGAGAAGGTGGAATATTAA
- a CDS encoding OmpA family protein → MKLTNTVLSLCFMVVSTTALAENNEDEFEYRALPPVTQIYDLQDDDNDGVINARDLCPDTQIGAEIDNDGCGSYFESSEKKELHILFANNSTEINPAFLTQIRQMAAFLKRYESTTIELQGYASKVGNAAHNLKLSKQRASNVRRALISNGIQPSRVNIVGHGDVEFSSDDTEINHALHRKVVASVAGFKGNIKEEWHIFTKIKK, encoded by the coding sequence ATGAAGCTTACAAACACAGTATTATCGCTTTGCTTCATGGTTGTATCTACCACTGCTTTAGCTGAAAACAATGAAGACGAATTTGAATATCGCGCTCTCCCGCCTGTCACTCAAATTTACGATCTGCAAGATGATGACAACGATGGTGTAATCAATGCACGTGATTTATGCCCCGATACACAAATTGGTGCTGAGATAGATAACGACGGTTGTGGTTCATATTTCGAATCCTCGGAGAAGAAAGAGCTCCACATACTCTTCGCCAATAACTCTACGGAAATTAACCCGGCTTTCCTTACCCAGATACGCCAGATGGCTGCATTTTTGAAGCGCTATGAAAGTACGACCATCGAGTTACAAGGTTATGCCAGCAAGGTGGGTAATGCCGCACACAACTTGAAGCTATCTAAACAACGAGCATCGAATGTAAGGCGCGCACTGATCAGTAACGGCATTCAGCCTTCGAGAGTCAACATCGTTGGTCATGGTGATGTTGAGTTCAGTAGTGATGACACCGAAATCAACCATGCACTTCACCGAAAAGTGGTCGCTTCTGTGGCTGGATTCAAAGGTAACATCAAAGAAGAATGGCATATCTTCACTAAAATTAAAAAGTAG
- a CDS encoding DUF2750 domain-containing protein, with protein sequence MSKLTADTQANLELFVSETQETKLVWGLRNEEGWLACDSSEFENSEVMPFWSSKEDAQTHNVEEWADFEVLEIPLDIFVEDWLLTLAEDGVLVGINWNATLEGKELEPSDLAKLYI encoded by the coding sequence ATGAGCAAACTAACAGCTGATACTCAAGCAAATCTAGAACTTTTCGTTTCTGAAACACAAGAAACTAAACTGGTATGGGGCCTTCGCAATGAAGAAGGTTGGCTAGCATGTGACTCAAGTGAATTCGAAAACAGCGAAGTGATGCCTTTCTGGTCTTCGAAAGAAGACGCTCAAACTCACAACGTTGAAGAGTGGGCTGACTTTGAAGTACTAGAAATTCCACTAGATATCTTTGTAGAAGATTGGTTACTGACTCTTGCTGAAGATGGCGTTCTTGTTGGTATTAACTGGAATGCAACACTAGAAGGCAAAGAGCTTGAGCCTTCTGATCTAGCGAAATTATACATCTAA
- a CDS encoding diguanylate cyclase, whose product MIHSAFVTFLLLISFNSYSQVSTSDRDHKSSIYSSNLDANTTPNADWNALYLSTLNHSPERALNMLQTRYTSSTVYGDKLYLSSLLYQYMTHRDQPFYGIASNDSEYQAIEEAFISALMKDGKGQYEEAQQGFLTLLAKMQSRSDLTGRALLKYQLCRSLNEQAKYHQANYYCSALQSDLHNIADPVLPKFGTYRVIANNHHFRSDYQAALSTYLALINVFPQGHDISGIYNDVGNLLKELKQYDKSAQYLEEALVLRADASDLMKAQVHHSLADLYLNQGQSNLAITHFKQAKVLLSTSSHSYGIALTNLGLGKAYTQTNDYDLARNYLVDSLSASSELNNDVIRINAYLAISDMFEEQKLMEEALNYAQQALELAEQVTRHKYIAGALLQLSDIHQSLGDYQQAFYFYQRYSSIQMEARDIDNRLAFEALDLTHAKYEQELESSFLTHQTKLDRLQIEKMEHQRWMYNIIVILLLCAASFTVLVNRTVRAKAAIDAMTKAYGRTEIIRRIKRVKRCPGKEKQHVLVLLDLDKFKKINDQHGHPTGDKALVHVSQQIRKHLMNGELFGRLGGEEFVIMLTDTKPSEVRERVEELHYAISSTVFLSESKKPLNVTASFAYLATSNALSDFDDLYSVLDQALYQAKSNGRNCIIDAYNDPIDLPDVIYSQPVCEPTQP is encoded by the coding sequence GTGATTCACTCTGCTTTCGTTACCTTTCTTCTTCTCATTAGTTTTAATTCTTATAGCCAAGTATCGACTTCAGATCGTGACCACAAGTCATCCATTTATTCTTCCAATTTAGACGCTAACACCACTCCCAACGCTGATTGGAATGCGCTTTACCTCTCGACTTTGAACCACTCTCCTGAGCGTGCGTTAAACATGCTGCAAACACGTTATACGAGCTCAACGGTTTACGGAGATAAACTTTACCTATCGTCTCTTTTGTATCAATACATGACTCATCGCGACCAACCATTCTATGGTATAGCTTCAAATGACAGCGAATATCAAGCAATTGAAGAAGCGTTTATTTCTGCTCTGATGAAAGACGGCAAAGGTCAATATGAAGAGGCACAACAAGGCTTTTTGACCCTGTTAGCGAAGATGCAATCGCGCAGCGATTTAACGGGAAGAGCGCTACTGAAATACCAACTATGCCGATCCCTAAATGAACAAGCAAAATATCATCAAGCGAACTATTACTGCTCCGCTCTTCAATCCGATCTGCATAACATCGCTGACCCAGTATTACCAAAATTTGGGACTTATCGAGTCATCGCCAACAATCACCATTTCCGAAGTGACTATCAAGCAGCGCTAAGCACCTACCTCGCATTGATTAATGTATTCCCACAAGGGCATGATATTTCAGGGATATACAATGATGTGGGTAATTTACTCAAAGAACTAAAGCAATACGATAAATCGGCGCAGTACTTAGAAGAAGCGCTGGTACTCAGGGCTGATGCTTCCGATTTAATGAAAGCTCAAGTGCATCATAGCTTAGCTGACCTGTATCTAAATCAAGGTCAAAGTAATCTAGCGATTACCCATTTTAAGCAAGCTAAAGTGTTACTGAGTACATCATCTCATAGCTACGGCATCGCTCTAACCAACCTTGGTTTGGGTAAGGCTTACACACAAACCAATGACTATGATCTAGCAAGAAACTATTTAGTCGACTCTCTTTCTGCTTCCAGCGAGCTCAACAACGACGTCATTCGAATCAACGCTTATTTGGCAATCAGCGATATGTTCGAAGAGCAAAAACTAATGGAAGAAGCGCTCAATTATGCACAACAAGCGTTAGAGTTAGCTGAACAAGTTACTAGACATAAATACATCGCAGGGGCTCTTCTTCAGCTTTCTGATATTCATCAATCACTGGGCGATTACCAGCAAGCGTTTTACTTCTACCAACGCTACTCGTCCATACAGATGGAAGCACGAGACATTGATAACCGATTAGCCTTTGAAGCACTGGACCTCACGCACGCAAAATATGAGCAAGAGTTAGAAAGCTCCTTTCTGACACATCAGACGAAACTCGACCGCCTTCAAATTGAAAAGATGGAGCATCAAAGGTGGATGTACAACATCATTGTGATTCTGTTGTTATGTGCTGCGAGCTTTACGGTATTGGTGAACAGAACAGTTCGTGCTAAAGCAGCCATTGACGCAATGACCAAAGCATATGGCCGCACCGAAATAATACGAAGAATTAAGCGAGTAAAACGCTGTCCAGGCAAGGAAAAGCAACACGTGCTTGTTTTGCTCGACCTAGATAAGTTTAAAAAGATAAATGACCAACATGGCCACCCTACTGGCGACAAAGCACTAGTTCATGTTAGTCAGCAAATAAGAAAGCACTTAATGAATGGTGAATTGTTTGGCCGTTTAGGCGGCGAAGAGTTTGTCATCATGCTGACCGATACAAAGCCTTCTGAAGTACGGGAGCGTGTTGAGGAGTTGCACTACGCCATATCAAGCACTGTCTTCTTATCAGAAAGCAAAAAGCCACTTAATGTGACCGCGAGCTTTGCTTACCTAGCAACCTCAAACGCATTAAGTGACTTTGATGACTTGTACTCAGTTCTTGACCAAGCACTTTATCAAGCGAAGAGTAATGGCCGAAACTGCATCATCGATGCCTATAACGACCCAATAGACTTACCTGATGTTATTTATTCTCAGCCTGTTTGCGAACCAACTCAGCCATGA
- the queC gene encoding 7-cyano-7-deazaguanine synthase QueC, with the protein MKKAVVVFSGGQDSTTCLVQALKEYDEVHAITFDYGQRHRLEIEVAESLSKELGVKAHKVMDVTLLNELAISSLTRDDIPVSHELQENGLPNSFVPGRNILFLTLAGIYAYQIGAETVITGVCETDFSGYPDCRNDFVKAMNSALVQGMDKQLDIKTPLMWLNKAETWALADQYSALELVRNKTLTCYNGIIGSGCGDCPACELRKVGLNDYLGDRESIMAELVRKQAENK; encoded by the coding sequence ATGAAAAAAGCAGTGGTAGTATTCAGTGGTGGTCAAGACTCAACAACATGTCTTGTTCAAGCATTAAAAGAGTATGACGAGGTTCATGCGATTACATTTGATTATGGTCAGCGCCATAGGTTAGAGATTGAAGTGGCTGAGTCATTGTCAAAAGAACTGGGTGTGAAAGCACATAAAGTGATGGATGTGACTCTGTTGAATGAGCTAGCGATCAGCTCTCTAACACGTGACGATATTCCTGTCTCACACGAGCTTCAAGAGAATGGTTTACCGAACTCATTCGTTCCTGGTCGTAATATTCTTTTCTTAACGCTGGCAGGTATTTATGCGTACCAGATCGGCGCTGAAACTGTGATTACCGGTGTGTGTGAGACTGACTTCTCTGGCTACCCAGATTGCCGTAATGATTTCGTAAAAGCGATGAACTCTGCGTTAGTGCAAGGCATGGACAAGCAGCTTGATATCAAAACACCACTGATGTGGCTGAACAAGGCTGAGACATGGGCGTTGGCCGACCAATACTCAGCACTTGAGCTTGTTCGCAACAAAACCCTGACTTGCTACAACGGCATTATCGGCAGTGGTTGTGGCGATTGCCCTGCGTGTGAATTACGTAAAGTAGGCCTTAATGATTACCTCGGTGACCGTGAAAGCATCATGGCTGAGTTGGTTCGCAAACAGGCTGAGAATAAATAA
- the queE gene encoding 7-carboxy-7-deazaguanine synthase QueE, which produces MYKINEMFETIQGEGVFTGVPAVFVRLQICPVGCSWCDTKQTWDALPEDETSLGDIMVKTEDSPTWSAIDAQGIVNEYIKQGYTAKHIVITGGEPCIYDLVPLTEAFEQHGCRCQIETSGTSEVKATSNTWVTVSPKVAMKAKLEILDSALRRANEIKHPVGTGKDIEQLDGLLERAAVSSDTVIALQPISQKDRATQLCIDTCIERNWRLSIQTHKYLSIA; this is translated from the coding sequence TTGTACAAGATTAATGAAATGTTTGAAACCATCCAAGGCGAGGGCGTGTTTACTGGCGTTCCTGCTGTTTTTGTTCGTCTGCAAATTTGTCCAGTTGGCTGTTCTTGGTGCGACACCAAACAGACTTGGGATGCATTGCCAGAAGATGAAACTAGCCTTGGCGATATCATGGTTAAGACAGAGGATTCACCCACTTGGTCAGCCATTGATGCCCAAGGAATCGTCAATGAATACATCAAGCAAGGTTACACGGCTAAGCACATTGTAATTACTGGTGGTGAGCCGTGCATTTATGATCTTGTCCCTCTTACTGAAGCGTTTGAGCAACACGGTTGTCGTTGTCAGATTGAGACTAGCGGTACATCAGAAGTTAAAGCAACAAGCAATACGTGGGTTACGGTGTCACCAAAAGTAGCAATGAAAGCGAAACTGGAAATCTTAGACAGTGCCTTACGACGCGCTAACGAGATTAAACATCCAGTAGGAACCGGAAAAGACATCGAACAGCTAGATGGTTTACTAGAGCGAGCGGCTGTTTCGAGCGACACTGTGATCGCATTGCAACCGATTAGCCAAAAAGATCGCGCGACACAGCTTTGTATTGATACCTGCATTGAGCGCAATTGGCGTTTATCAATCCAAACTCACAAGTATTTGAGCATCGCGTAG
- a CDS encoding Cof-type HAD-IIB family hydrolase, producing MYKLIALDMDGTLLNSEKVISQENKDAIAKARAAGVKVVLASGRPLEGMQSKLDELSINGEDDFVLFYNGSMVQNVSTKEIIHSEISNGKAAKEIAALAKQLGGYVHAFSKVHGLITPENNEYTGIEARINGLEITEFDFSQLEDDHEIIKTMIVAEPSKLTEIISKLPQELKTQFTIVQSAPFFLEFLNPNSNKGVGIEAIAKHLGIKAEEVICMGDAENDHHMLEYAGLGIAMDNAMEETKKLADYITASNDDQGVAVAIEKFIFNS from the coding sequence ATGTACAAACTGATTGCTCTTGATATGGATGGCACACTGCTTAACAGTGAAAAAGTGATTTCTCAAGAGAACAAAGACGCGATTGCTAAAGCTCGTGCTGCAGGTGTGAAAGTGGTTCTGGCTTCTGGTCGCCCTTTAGAAGGCATGCAGAGTAAGCTAGATGAGCTATCAATCAACGGTGAAGATGATTTTGTGCTCTTCTACAACGGCTCTATGGTTCAGAATGTATCGACAAAAGAGATCATTCACAGCGAAATCAGCAATGGTAAAGCCGCGAAAGAAATCGCAGCACTTGCTAAACAACTTGGTGGTTACGTTCATGCATTCAGCAAGGTTCATGGTTTGATTACGCCAGAGAACAACGAATACACTGGCATTGAAGCGCGCATTAATGGTTTAGAAATTACCGAGTTCGACTTTTCTCAACTAGAAGACGACCACGAAATCATCAAGACCATGATTGTTGCTGAGCCAAGCAAGTTGACCGAAATCATCAGCAAGTTGCCACAAGAACTTAAAACTCAGTTTACCATCGTGCAAAGTGCGCCCTTCTTCTTAGAGTTCTTAAACCCAAATTCAAACAAAGGCGTGGGTATTGAAGCGATTGCTAAGCACTTGGGTATTAAAGCCGAAGAAGTGATCTGTATGGGAGACGCTGAGAACGACCACCATATGCTTGAATACGCGGGCCTTGGTATTGCAATGGATAACGCAATGGAAGAAACCAAGAAGCTAGCTGACTACATTACAGCAAGCAATGATGACCAAGGTGTAGCTGTTGCGATTGAAAAGTTTATCTTCAACTCATAA